The Trichoderma asperellum chromosome 6, complete sequence region ATGGATGGTCGATCTCGTGGAATGCGAAGAGGCTGCAATACGAATCACACACGCACAAacagagaaaggaaaaaaaaatatcaaaaacttttttatctGTCTTTTATCCGGCCCCCCCTTATGCACAGATAgggacattttttttttttttcggggcGCGCACGATATGCGCAGTTGCGCAGGTCATAGGATCTCAAGTGCAGGAACCGGAGGCTGTCAGTGGCCGGAAGCGCCATAGCGTTGGGCAGCGTTTTGGGGGTTCACGTCATGTGGTTATTTATAGCTGCCCAAAGCCATATCCAGAAGCGATACGACGCTGGCGCCCAGCAATCGTTTGGGGGATCTGGCGGCAATGGCATTTGCACGAATAAATCTCGATGCCGTGCCTGGCAGCCTCGACAAACTGGTTCGACGACTTCTGCCTATGCGAGGGTGACGGCACTTGTGCATGCATGTACCTTCTGGGGTGACATTCGCCCCCTGGTTGTTTCACAAAATCCCATCAGATCCGACTGCTGCATCCATCACTGCCTCGGATCAGGTGTTTCTTACATACATGCAGtaggagaggagaaaaaaggcTTCTGATGGCCCCCAAATGGGACGAGTTTTGTTATATACGCACAGTATAAGTTATAATGTCGAACTTTTCTAGAACGCTCCATCACCCTGCCCTGCGGCACAAAGTAAGGGGGCCCAGCCACGGATCTGCGGTACCTTGCATCAATACCTGGCACAGCTACCACGGCAACGCAGCTTTTAAGGAGTCGCGGCAATACTGTGCTTGTGCCATAGAGCAGGGCCATGGATTACTTACACGTGTCTATATCCGCTATTCTATGCATGTATGAAATAACCATTGATACAGGTACGACGTACGGAGTAGATCGTCCGCAAATTATCGTACGCCCCATCCGTTGTCCAGCAACGCCGTAGCCTCCTCCAGACTCAGCCCTGCCGTCTCGGGGTATATCCGCCAGACAAGGCCAAGCCCAATAGTGCAGATTCCTGCATAGAGCACAAAAGTCCAGGACGGACTCAGCGCGTCCATCATTGGCAAGAATGTCAACCCAACGGCAAAGTTTGCTGCCCAGTTTGTGGCTGTCGCAACTCCGCTGCCTACCGAGCGTACCGACAGAGGAAATAGCTCGCTTTGCATCCATGGAACGTTGCCCAGGCCAAGAGCGTAAGACGCGACGTAAATCATGATgctgacgaggacgacgatggcAGGGCCGCTTCTTCCCTGGCTTTCATTTGTTGATATCGTGGCATTGCTGCGACTGTCCGGCGCCTGCTCCAGAGACAGATATGAAAACCCGCCCGCGGCCAGGAGCAGTCCTAGAGCCATCAAGGGTATTGAATAGAGTAAGATCCGTCGGCGGCCAATTTTATCAATTAAACCTAGCGCAACAAGCGTGAAGACAAAGTTGGTAACGGCAACGATGAGTGAAGTCAAGGTTGGGCTTTCGAATCCCATAATGGAGAATATGGTGGCCGAGAAGTACATGAGCGAATTCTGGGCCGTCAACGTTAGTACTCGGGTCTGCAAGTAGTGAAGGATCATTCAAGTTGGCACTCACAAAACCGCTTAGCTGCTGCAAGCCCTGCAAGAGACATGCAATTGCTAATGCGCGGCGATGTTTCCCTTCGCCCAACAGCTCGAACCACACGTAGAGCCCATTCCACGGACCAAAGGTCTGGCGATTGTGAAGCAGCCGtgtttcgtcttcttctcggaTCTCAAGttcaatctccttgataATGGCATCTGCAGTGCCATCAAACCGTCCTTGTACGCCATTGACCTTTTGAACAACGCGCTTGGCATCTTCAGATTTCCCAGCCTTTACCAACCACCGCGGTGTCTCTGGCATAAAGGCCACAAGGGCACCCTGCAGAGC contains the following coding sequences:
- a CDS encoding uncharacterized protein (TransMembrane:12 (i43-61o89-110i117-134o140-163i175-197o209-227i309-333o345-367i374-396o422-445i457-479o491-509i)), giving the protein MDSSQAPLISSNRHDEDAPYDTVDDVPGPRAAAGKATSGRPGVFVLILTFAAGISGLLFGYDTGVISATLVSIGKALSDRDLTSMDKSIITSSTSLFALLVSPFSSLIADRLGRKRVILYADVLFILGAVLQAVSSTVPAMVAGRCIIGAAVGAASFVVPLYIAEIAPSSYRGRLVTINVLFITLGQMAAYIIGWALSTYASKETGWRWMVGLGALPAALQGALVAFMPETPRWLVKAGKSEDAKRVVQKVNGVQGRFDGTADAIIKEIELEIREEDETRLLHNRQTFGPWNGLYVWFELLGEGKHRRALAIACLLQGLQQLSGFNSLMYFSATIFSIMGFESPTLTSLIVAVTNFVFTLVALGLIDKIGRRRILLYSIPLMALGLLLAAGGFSYLSLEQAPDSRSNATISTNESQGRSGPAIVVLVSIMIYVASYALGLGNVPWMQSELFPLSVRSVGSGVATATNWAANFAVGLTFLPMMDALSPSWTFVLYAGICTIGLGLVWRIYPETAGLSLEEATALLDNGWGVR